In Geobacter anodireducens, a genomic segment contains:
- a CDS encoding histidine kinase, with protein sequence MIKTIEGNKNRIITVTFILLFGMFCFFSLADLHKRMSDYRFFATKINAIIQKTYVSETSYLNLRMINYVTAIIDERGVTNLIKDRDRSGLKKIFDPVYWDFAKRFVPVISLVIVDSEQHILYQKLDTALKMHATGLKSTTLEAAIKDRKPAYGFETDAFPLHYSISVPVLDKTTNRVAGAIEVGINPAWFHFKLRWFLDNIKTAIVVKNKSLDQETAYSSLPDEYAFIVNQDLRKNDIRFFESILRRIIMSKDILDLKVGDRYYIISTSPLLLTHHKEEAGRLLVAYDMTEFRNRQWGYIYVWLIFFASTACLMLLVSFIGFRKYERIITDQGKKLAHRSKQCALGEMLSYIGHQWRQPLNTLSLTVQNIELQNRLGKLDGPMLEKQVALANRNIEYLTQVIEDWRSLLISGTTRQVIDLADSVNRAIGIVAPALESCRIHVDNRITGSTKTLGFVNDLVQLTVNILLNAKDALATREGARIIQLSTSEEGDIVTVTFQDSGGGIPERLLEKVFEAYLTTKDDLAGTGLGLYLCRQIAENLDSGKVWAENREFEVDGTRLFGACISLQFKKLSEGVPV encoded by the coding sequence ATGATCAAAACCATCGAAGGCAACAAAAACAGGATCATCACCGTCACGTTCATCCTGCTGTTCGGGATGTTCTGCTTCTTTTCCCTGGCAGACCTGCATAAACGCATGTCGGACTACCGCTTTTTCGCCACCAAGATAAACGCCATCATCCAGAAGACCTATGTCAGCGAGACGTCCTACCTTAACCTGCGCATGATCAATTACGTCACCGCGATCATAGATGAACGTGGCGTGACCAATCTCATCAAAGACAGGGACAGATCAGGGCTCAAAAAGATATTCGACCCGGTGTACTGGGATTTTGCCAAAAGATTCGTGCCTGTCATATCGCTGGTCATTGTCGATTCGGAGCAACATATTCTGTACCAGAAGCTGGACACGGCCCTGAAGATGCACGCAACCGGGCTCAAGTCCACTACCCTGGAAGCCGCCATAAAAGACAGAAAGCCCGCTTACGGATTTGAGACGGATGCCTTCCCCCTGCACTACAGCATATCGGTGCCCGTGCTGGACAAGACGACAAACAGGGTGGCGGGAGCGATCGAGGTGGGGATAAATCCAGCCTGGTTCCACTTCAAGTTGCGCTGGTTCCTGGACAACATAAAAACCGCCATAGTCGTTAAAAACAAATCTCTTGACCAGGAGACAGCCTATTCATCCCTTCCCGACGAATATGCCTTCATCGTCAACCAGGACCTGCGCAAGAACGACATCAGATTTTTCGAGTCAATACTGCGAAGAATAATCATGTCGAAGGATATCCTCGACTTGAAGGTCGGGGATCGCTACTACATCATCAGCACATCCCCCCTCCTTCTTACCCATCACAAGGAGGAAGCCGGCAGGCTCCTGGTCGCCTACGACATGACCGAGTTCAGAAACCGGCAATGGGGCTATATTTATGTCTGGCTCATCTTCTTTGCCAGCACCGCCTGCCTGATGCTCCTCGTGAGCTTCATCGGCTTCCGGAAGTATGAGCGGATCATCACCGACCAGGGCAAAAAGCTGGCCCATCGCTCCAAGCAGTGCGCCCTGGGAGAGATGCTCAGCTATATCGGCCATCAATGGCGGCAACCCCTCAACACACTGTCGCTCACGGTTCAGAACATCGAACTGCAGAACCGGCTCGGAAAGCTCGACGGCCCCATGCTCGAGAAGCAGGTCGCTCTGGCCAACAGGAACATCGAATACCTGACCCAGGTCATCGAGGACTGGCGGTCGCTCCTTATATCGGGAACTACCCGCCAGGTCATAGATCTGGCAGATTCGGTCAATCGCGCAATCGGCATTGTTGCGCCGGCCCTCGAGAGCTGCCGGATCCACGTGGACAATCGCATCACCGGCTCCACAAAAACTCTGGGCTTCGTCAATGACTTGGTACAGCTCACCGTAAACATTCTTCTGAACGCAAAGGACGCCTTGGCCACCCGTGAGGGAGCGCGGATCATTCAACTCTCCACCAGCGAAGAAGGCGACATCGTCACCGTCACGTTCCAGGACAGCGGGGGGGGAATCCCGGAGAGATTGCTTGAAAAGGTTTTCGAAGCCTACCTAACCACCAAGGATGATCTTGCCGGCACGGGCCTGGGGCTGTACCTCTGCCGGCAAATCGCCGAAAACCTTGACAGCGGGAAGGTCTGGGCGGAGAATCGCGAATTCGAAGTGGACGGCACCCGCCTTTTCGGCGCCTGCATCTCTCTGCAGTTCAAAAAATTATCCGAAGGAGTACCGGTTTGA